A window of Accipiter gentilis chromosome 24, bAccGen1.1, whole genome shotgun sequence contains these coding sequences:
- the MED12 gene encoding mediator of RNA polymerase II transcription subunit 12 isoform X3: MAAFGVLSYEHRPLKRPRLGPPDVYPQDPKQKEDELTALNVKQGFNNQPAVSGDEHGSAKNVNFNPAKISSNFSSIIAEKLRCNTLPDTGRRKPQVNQKDNFWLVTARSQSAINNWFTDLAGTKPLTHLAKKVPIFSKKEEVFGYLAKYTVPVMRAAWLIKMTCAYYAAITETKVKKRHVIDPFIEWTQIITKYLSEQLQKIAEFYRQLPGQGCGSPSGPMPQEVEQALKQWDYNEKLAMFMFQDGMLDRHEFLTWVLECFEKIRSGEDEFLKMLLPLLLRYSGEFVQSAYLSRRLAYFCTRRLAMQLDGAGGHPPHILSAQTGNALPSTPTPQPAAGNPPPSPFSDLLLCPQHRPVVYGLSCILQSIILCCPSALVWHYSLTDSRIKTGSPLDHLPIAPSNLPMPGGNSAFTQQVRAKLREIEQQIKERGQAVEVRWSFDKCQETTAGFTIGRVLHTLEVLDSHSFERSDFSNSLDSLYNRIFGLGPTKDSHEISPDDDAVVALLCEWAVSYKRSGRHRAMVVAKLLEKRQAEIEAERCGDSEVVDEKGSISSGSLSAASAPVFQDVLMQFLDTQAPMLTDPGKENEKVEFFNLVLLFCELIRHDVFSHNIYMCTLISRGDLAMDSHGPRPPSPFDDPAEEHDRKETEGNSGIKLEDTGLSEPMDIDHNSSMLFDDMEKTDFSMFSPPMHCESKASPSPEKPDPEKEAKPLLKDKSVEGMLASLYDQPRHIQYATHFPIPQEESCSHECNQRLVVLFGVGKQRDDARHTIKKITKDILKVLNRKSTAETGGEEGQKRKKSKPEAFPTAEDIFAKFQHLSHFDQHQVTSQVSRNVLEQITSFALGMSYHLPLVQHVQFIFDLMEYSLNISGLIDFAIQLLNELSVVEAELLLKSSDLVGSYTTSLCLCIVAVLRHYHSCLILNQDQMAQVFEGLCGVVKHGMNRSDGSSAERCILAYLYDLYTSCSHLKSKFGELFSDFCSKVKNTIYCNVEPSDSNMLWEPEFMIDTIENPSAHNFTYTNLGKSLNENPANRYSFVCNALMHVCVGHHDPDRVNDIAILCAELTGYCKSLSAEWLGVLKALCCSSNNGTCGFNDLLCNVDVSDLSFHDSLATFVAILIARQCLLLEDLIRCAAIPSLLNAACSEQDSEPGARLTCRILLHLFKTPQLNPCQQDGNKPTVGIRSSCDRHLLAASQNRIVDGAVFAVLKAVFVLGDAELKGSGFSHPGGVDDLMDDELGTRKASGRVVTVETASLDIYAKYVLRSICQQEWVGERCLKSLCEDSNDLQDPVLSSTQAQRLMQLICYPHRLLDNEEGENPQRQRIKRILQNLDQWTMRQSSLELQLMIKQTANNEMNSLLENIAKATIEVFQQSAETSSASSAGNGVNNVSSSASATPANNKSKPILSSLERSGVWLVAPLIAKLPTSVQGHVLKAAGEELEKGQHLGSSSRKERDRQKQKSMSLLSQQPFLSLVLTCLKGQDEQREGLLTSLYSQVQQIVTNWREDQYQDDCKAKQLMHEALKLRLNLVGGMFDTVQRSTQQTTEWAVLLLDIISSGTVDMQSNNELFTTVLDMLSVLINGTLAADMSSISQGSMEENKRAYMNLVKKLRKELGDRQSDSLEKVRQLLPLPKQTRDVITCEPQGSLIDTKGNKIAGFDSIFKKEGLQVSTKQKISPWDLFEGLKHSAPLSWGWFGTVRVDRKVSRFEEQQRLLLYHTHLKPKPRSYYLEPLPLPPEEEEPPTPVALEPEKKAAEPAKADKTSSNPATSTEERKKKQSKTKKRNQSASKTEDFVLGPSRGVSYGVGMPTDLLHHQSGSTMSRLAYGQSPVGLYAQNQPLPAGGPRLDTSYRPVRMPLGKLVQSRPPYSGVLPPGMGSMMGIDPSYKPAVYRQQPPVSQGQILRQQLQAKLQGQGIMGQQPVRQMAPTPSYGALQPSQGYTPYVSHIGLQQHPSQSGTMVPPTYSGQPYQNSHPSSNPALVDPVRQMQQRPSGYVHQQAPGYGHTLGNTQRFPHQSIQQAPMMSGMNHLGPQGVPSGIRPSQILPDQQQQQYLRQQQQQQQQMLRQQQQQQQQQQQQQQQQQQPPQPQPQQQPQVSTVPQPQAQGQPPGLGMQALPPQQPIFQRQGLQQTQQQQQTAALVRQLQQQLSNTQTQQNNNPFGRY; this comes from the exons ATGGCGGCCTTCGGCGTCCTCAGCTACGAGCACCGCCCGCTCAAGCGCCCGCGCCTCGGCCCGCCTGACGTCTACCCGCAGGACCCCAAGCAAAAGGAG GATGAGCTGACTGCTCTGAACGTCAAGCAAGGCTTCAATAACCAGCCGGCAGTCTCTGGGGACGAGCACGGCAGTGCCAAGAATGTCAATTTCAACCCAGCGAAG atcagTTCAAATTTTAGCAGTATTATCGCAGAAAAGCTGCGGTGCAATACACTGCCTGACACGGGAAGACGGAAACCCCAGGTGAATCAGAAAGATAACTTTTGGCTGGTGACAGCACGTTCTCAGAGTGCCATAAACAACTGGTTCACAGATCTGGCTGGAACTAAGCCCCTCACTCATCTCGCTAAGAAG GTGCCCATCTTCAGCAAGAAGGAAGAGGTCTTTGGTTATTTGGCGAAATACACGGTTCCAGTAATGAGAGCAGCCTGGCTCATCAAAATGACTTGTGCCTATTATGCTGCCATCACAGAAACCAAGGTGAAAAAACGTCATGTCATTGATCCCTTCATTG AATGGACGCAGATCATCACCAAGTACCTGtcagagcagctgcagaaaatTGCGGAGTTCTATAGACAGCTCCCAGGGCAAGGCTGTGGTTCACCATCTGGGCCAATGCCCCAAGAGGTGGAACAAGCTTTGAAGCAGTGGGACTACAATGAGAAACTAGCTATGTTCATGTTCCAG GATGGCATGCTAGACCGACATGAATTCCTGACATGGGTCCTCGAGTGCTTTGAGAAGATACGGTCAGGAGAAGatgaatttctgaaaatgctcCTACCCCTGCTGCTGCGG TACTCTGGAGAGTTTGTGCAGTCTGCATACCTGTCCAGACGTCTGGCCTACTTCTGCACCCGCAGGCTTGCTATGCAGCTGGATGGTGCTGGTGGGCACCCACCCCACATCCTGTCTGCCCAGACAGGGAATGCTCTTCCTTCAACTCCCACCCCTCAGCCAGCTGCAGGGaatcctcctcccagccctttcAGCGACTTACTGCTGTGCCCCCAGCACAGGCCAGTGGTATATGGGCTCAGCTGCATCCTCCAG AGTATAATTTTGTGTTGCCCAAGTGCCCTTGTGTGGCATTACTCATTGACTGATAGCAGGATAAAGACCGGCTCTCCATTGGACCACCTGCCTATAGCCCCATCCAACTTGCCCATGCCAGGAGGGAATTCCGCCTTTACACAGCAG GTTCGGGCGAAGCTGCGTGAAATTGAGCAGCAGATAAAGGAACGCGGCCAGGCTGTGGAGGTTCGCTGGTCATTTGACAAGTGCCAGGAAACCACAGCAG GTTTCACTATTGGCCGTGTCTTGCACACTTTAGAAGTTCTGGACAGTCACAGCTTTGAAAGATCTGACTTCAGCAACTCTTTGGATTCCTTGTATAACAGGATATTTGGGCTGGGTCCAACCAAAGACAGTCATGAG ATCTCCCCAGATGATGATGCAGTGGTGGCCTTGCTGTGTGAGTGGGCTGTCAGCTATAAACGCTCTGGACGCCACAGGGCTATGGTCGTGGCCAAACTCTTAGAGAAGCGTCAAGCAGAGATAGAGGCTGAG aGATGTGGGGACTCTGAAGTCGTGGATGAGAAGGGCTCCATCTCCTCAGGATCACTCTCAGCAGCCAGTGCTCCTGTCTTTCAGGATGTCCTTATGCAGTTCCTTGACACTCAAGCTCCTATGCTAA CTGATCCTGGGAAGGAGAATGAGAAGGTGGAGTTTTTTAACCTGGTGCTGCTGTTCTGTGAGCTAATCCGACATGATGTCTTCTCTCACAACATCTACATGTGCACACTCATCTCCCGGGGTGATCTTGCCATGGATTCTCATGGGCCTCGCCCACCCTCTCCCTTCGATGACCCTGCTGAGGAGCACGACAGGAAGGAGACGGAGGGAAACAGTGGCATCAAGCTAGAG GACACAGGTCTTTCTGAGCCCATGGACATCGACCATAACTCCAGCATGCTCTTTGATGACATGGAGAAGACAGACTTTTCG ATGTTTTCTCCTCCAATGCATTGTGAATCTAAAGCCAGTCCTTCCCCTGAGAAACCAGATCCTGAAAAGGAAGCAAAGCCTTTGCTGAAGGATAAGTCTGTGGAAGGAATGCTAGCATCCCTGTATGACCAGCCTCGGCACATCCAGTATGCAACACACTTTCCTATTCCTCAG GAGGAGTCTTGCAGTCATGAGTGTAATCAACGGTTGGTAGTTCTTTTTGGGGTTGGAAAACAACGGGACGATGCTCGGCATACAATCAAGAAAATAACTAAAGACATTCTTAAAGTCTTAAACAGAAAAAGCACTGCAGAGACGG GTGGAGAGGAAggccagaagaggaaaaagagcaagccagaagcattcccaacagcTGAAGATATCTTTGCAAAGTTCCAGCACCTTTCTCACTTTGATCAGCACCAAGTCACATCTCAG GTATCTCGCAATGTCTTGGAACAGATCACCAGCTTTGCCTTGGGAATGTCATACCACCTGCCTCTGGTACAGCACGTGCAGTTCATATTTGACTTGATGGAGTATTCGCTCAATATCAGTGGTCTTATCGATTTTGCCATCCAG TTGCTGAATGAACTGAGCGTGGTGGAGGCAGAACTGCTGTTGAAATCCTCCGACCTTGTTGGCAGCTACACCACCAGCTTGTGCCTGTGCATCGTGGCTGTGCTGCGGCACTACCACTCCTGCCTTATATTGAACCAGGACCAGATGGCTCAGGTCTTCGAAGG TCTGTGTGGGGTGGTGAAACATGGCATGAATCGCTCAGATGGCTCCTCAGCAGAGCGCTGTATCCTGGCCTATCTCTACGACCTGTATACCTCCTGCAGTCACCTCAAAAGTAAATTTGGGGAGCTCTTTAG TGACTTCTGCTCCAAGGTGAAGAATACAATCTACTGCAATGTTGAGCCATCTGACTCCAACATGCTATGGGAACCAGAGTTCATGATTGACACTATTGAAAATCCATCTGCACATAACTTTACATACACCAACCTGGGCAAGAGCCTCAATGAAAACCCAGCCAACCGCTACAGTTTTGTCTGTAATGCacttatgcatgtgtgtgtgggaCACCACGATCCAGACAG GGTGAACGACATTGCTATCCTGTGTGCTGAGCTAACTGGCTACTGCAAGTCTCTAAGCGCCGAGTGGCTGGGTGTGCTCAAAGCTTTGTGCTGTTCCTCCAATAATGGGACCTGTGGCTTCAATGATCTCCTCTGCAATGTTGAT GTCAGTGACTTATCTTTCCATGATTCCTTGGCCACCTTTGTTGCCATTCTCATTGCCCGGCAGTGCTTGCTGCTGGAGGACCTGATTCGCTGTGCTGCTATCCCCTCACTCCTCAATGCTG CCTGCAGTGAACAGGATTCAGAACCAGGAGCACGTCTGACCTGCCGGATTTTACTCCATCTGTTTAAGACTCCACAGCTGAACCCATGCCAGCAAGATGGCA ACAAACCCACGGTGGGAATCCGCTCTTCCTGTGATCGTCACTTACTGGCAGCTTCCCAGAATCGTATTGTGGATGGAGCAGTCTTTGCAGTGCTGAAGGCTGTCTTTGTTCTGG GAGATGCAGAACTGAAAGGCTCTGGCTTTTCCCACCCCGGAGGTGTCGATGATCTCATGGATGATGAGCTGGGCACCAGGAAGGCCAGTGGTCGGGTAGTAACTGTAGAAACAGCTAGCTTGGATATTTATGCCAAGTATGTACTAAGGAGTATATGTCAACAG GAGTGGGTAGGTGAGCGATGTCTGAAGTCCCTCTGTGAAGACAGCAATGACTTGCAGGATCCTGTCCTGAGCAGCACACAGGCCCAGAGGCTGATGCAGCTGATTTGTTATCCACACCGGCTGCTGGACAATGAGGAAGGAGAAAATCCTCAGCGCCAGAGGATTAAACGCATCTTACAG AATCTGGACCAGTGGACCATGAGGCAGTCCTCGCTAGAGCTGCAGCTCATGATTAAGCAGACAGCAAACAAT GAGATGAACTCCTTGTTAGAAAATATCGCCAAAGCCACCATTGAGGTATTCCAGCAGTCAGCAGAGACCAGCTCTGCTAGCTCTGCTGGTAATGGAGTCAACAATGTCAGTAGCTCAGCAAGTGCTACGCCTGCCAACAACAAATCCAAACCCATCCTCAG ctccctggagagATCAGGAGTGTGGCTGGTGGCCCCTCTGATTGCCAAGCTTCCAACATCAGTGCAGGGCCATGTGCTGAAAGCTGCTGGAGAAGAACTGGAGAAAGGACAACATTTGGGGTCATCGTCCCGCAAAGAGCGGGACCGCCAGAAGCAGAAGAG CATGTCCCTCCTGAGCCAGCAgccatttctgtcactggtgCTAACATGCTTGAAGGGACAGGATGAGCAGCGGGAAGGGCTCCTTACCTCTCTGTACAGTCAGGTCCAGCAG ATTGTTACGAATTGGCGGGAAGATCAGTACCAAGATGACTGCAAGGCCAAGCAGCTGATGCACGAGGCCCTGAAACTGCGGCTGAATTTG GTGGGAGGAATGTTTGACACAGTTCAGCGCAGTACACAGCAGACGACCGAATGGGCTGTGCTTCTCTTGGACATCATCAGCAGTGGCACCGTAGACATGCAGTCAAACAA TGAGCTCTTCACCACCGTGTTGGACATGCTGAGTGTTCTTATCAATGGCACCCTGGCTGCTGATATGTCCAGCATTTCTCAGGGCAGCATGGAGGAGAACAAGCGGGCATACATGAATCTCGTCAAGAAACTCAGG AAAGAGCTGGGAGACCGACAATCTGACAGCCTGGAGAAGGTGCGACAGCTACTGCCGCTTCCCAAGCAGACCCGAGATGTGATCACCTGTGAACCTCAGGGATCCCTCATTGACACCAAAGGCAATAAAATAGCTGGATTTGACTCCATCTTCAAAAAGGAG GGTTTGCAAGTCTCTACAAAGCAGAAGATTTCCCCTTGGGATCTGTTTGAGGGCTTAAAGCACTCAGCCCCCCTATCATGGGGTTGGTTTGGGACAGTCCGGGTGGATCGCAAGGTGTCTAGAtttgaggagcagcagaggcttCTTCTGTACCACACACACTTGAAACCCAAGCCCCGCAGTTACTACCTGGAGCCGTTGCCACTGCCCCCTGAAGAGGAAGAGCCTCCTACACCCGTGGCTTTGGAGCCAGAGAAGAAAGCTGCAGAACCAGCCAAGGCTGATAAAACAAGCTCCAATCCTGCCACCTCTACTGAAGAACGCAagaagaaacagagcaaaaccaaGAAACGCAACCAATCTGCCAGCAAAACTGAG GATTTTGTGTTGGGCCCTAGCCGAGGGGTTTCATATGGAGTTGGTATGCCTACAGATCTCTTGCATCACCAGTCAGGAAGCACTATGTCGAGGCTGGCTTATGGGCAATCACCAGTGGGTCTCTATGCCCAGAATCAGCCTCTTCCAGCAG gTGGTCCTCGCCTGGATACATCCTACAGACCTGTACGCATGCCACTGGGGAAACTTGTTCAGAGTCGTCCTCCCTATAGTGGTGTGctgcctccagggatggggagcatGATGGGCATTGACCCCTCCTACAAGCCAGCAGTGTACAGACAGCAGCCTCCAGTGTCCCAGGGACAGATACTGAGGCAGCAACTTCAAGCGAAGTTG CAGGGCCAAGGCATAATGGGACAGCAGCCTGTGCGCCAGATGGCTCCAACCCCATCCTATGGAGCACTGCAGCCCTCCCAG GGTTACACACCTTACGTCTCCCACATAGGCCTTCAGCAGCACCCCTCCCAGTCAGGCACAATGGTACCTCCTACCTATTCTGGCCAGCCCTATCAGAATTCCCACCCCAGCTCTAATCCTGCCCTGGTGGATCCTGTTAGACAGATGCAGCAGAGACCAAGTGGCTACGTACATCAGCAGGCCCCTGGCTATGGGCACACCTTGGGCAACACACAGAG GTTTCCTCACCAGTCAATACAGCAGGCCCCCATGATGAGTGGGATGAACCATTTGGGTCCACAAGGAGTCCCTTCAGGAATTCGACCCAGCCAGATACTGcctgaccagcagcagcagcagtacctgaggcagcagcagcaacagcagcagcagatgctgagG cagcagcagcagcaacagcagcagcagcagcagcaacagcaacagcagcagcagccaccgcaGCCACAACCACAGCAGCAACCCCAGGTCTCCACAGTGCCTCAGCCACAGGCACAGGGCcagcccccagggctggggatgcAGGCTCTTCCCCCCCAGCAGCCCATT TTCCAGCGCCAGGGCCTTcagcagacacagcagcagcagcaaacagctgCTCTGGTTCGACAgcttcagcaacagctttcta ATACACAGACACAGCAGAACAACAACCCGTTTGGACGCTACTGA